Within the Thermosynechococcaceae cyanobacterium Okahandja genome, the region AGTTCCCTCGGCTCCCAGAATGTCCCCCACATCCGTCAGCTGCTTGAGGTCAGCAAAGGCGGTCTCCCCCATGGCGGTGCTGATGGTCTGCTTATCCAGATAAAGCTGAATGCTGCCGCTGTCGTCTTGGAGGGTAAAAAATGCCAGCTTGCCAAACACCCGCCGTGCCATGATCCGGCCTGCCACGCTGACGCGATCGCCCACGCATTCACCAGCGGCGAGATCGGCGTACTTGTGCTGAAGCATTGCAGCGGTATGGGTTCGTTCCCAGCGGTAGGCGTAGGGGTTCAGCCCCCGCTGCTGGAGTGTGGCGGCTTTTGCCATCCGCGTTGCCCGAATTTCTGCCCCCGTTGCCCCGACCTCGGCCATAGATGTCATGATGCTCCACGATTAGCAAACCTTAACCTTATCATTGTACGCTCTGGAAAAAACCAGCAACGGCCAGTAAAGGGGATCGAGTACAGTGGATGCTAACGCAACAGAAGAACTGGAACAGACTACACAAACTACTATGACATCCGCCAAGTCCAGTCGTCGCAAAGCTTCAGACCCCATCGACCTCAACGCGCCCCAGTACTATTTCAACCGTTCCCTAAGCTGGTTGGAGTTTAACAAGCGCGTGCTGCACGAAGCTTACGATCCGCGGACCCCATTACTGGAGCGGCTGAAGTTCATGGCTATTTTCAGCACCAACCTCGATGAGTTTTTTATGGTGCGGGTGGCGGGTCTGCAACAGCAGGTAGAAAGTGGCATCCTGCAGGGGGGTGCTGATGGGATGCCGCCTGCGGAGCAGCTACAGGCGGTGCGCCAAGTGCTGACGCCCATTGTGACGGAGCAACACCGCTATTTTGATCAAGAGTTGCGATCGCTCCTTGCCAAAGAAGCCATTTTTCTCAAGCGTTTCCCGGAATTAGAGCCCCAGCAACAAAGCTACCTCAACCATTACTTTCAGGCACAGGTGTTTCCGGTGCTCACCCCCCTCGCGGTGGATCCGGCTCACCCCTTTCCCTACATTTCCAGCCTAAGCCTCAATTTGGCCGTACTCATTCGAGACCCCGATTCAGGTCAAGAGCGCCTAGCGCGGGTCAAGGTGCCCAATCGCTTCCCCCGCTTTATTCCCTTACCCGAGCACCTGCATACCTCCCCGGCCCACTGGGTGGGGGTGCCCTTAGAAGAGATTATTGCCCATAATCTCCACACCCTCTTTCCGGGGATGGACGTTCAGTCCTATTTTGCCTTTCGCATTACCCGCAGCGCCGACCTAGAACTGGAAACCGATAAGGCGGATGATTTGCTCATTGCCATTGAGCAGGAAATTCGCAAACGGCGGTTTGGTTCAGTAGTGCGCCTCGAAGTGCAGCAGGGAATGCCGCCGCTGCTCAAGCAAACGCTAATGGAGGAAATGGATCTCGACGAGATTGATGTGTATGAACTTGATGGGCTATTGTGCCTCAACGATCTCTTTTCGTTTATGAGCTTGCCACTGCCCCAGTACAAGGATGTGGAGTGGCAGCCGCAGGTGCCGCCGAGTTTTCAGCGGGTCGATGAGCGGGAATCCTTATTTGACACCAGCAGTGAACTGACAACCTTAGGCACCGACTACTGGGAAGCCACCGCCAATGAGCTATTTAGCTTAATTCGCGAGCGGGATCTGGTGGTGCACCACCCCTACCACTCCTTTGCGGCAACGGTGCAGCGGTTTATTACCCTTGCGGCTCATGACCCCCAAGTGCTGGCCATTAAAATGACCCTCTACCGCACCTCAGGAGACTCCCCCATTGTCAGCGCCCTGATTAAGGCGGCGGAAAATGGCAAACAGGTGGCGGTGCTGGTGGAACTGAAGGCGCGCTTTGATGAGGAGAACAACATCCTCTGGGCACGGAAGCTGGAAAAAGTCGGTGTCCATGTGGTCTATGGGGTGCCCGGTCTCAAGACCCACACCAAAACCGTGTTGGTGGTGCGCCAAGAAGCGGGGCACATTCGCCGTTACGTCCACATTGGCACGGGTAACTACAATCCCAAAACTGCCGGTCTTTACGAGGATCTAGGCTTGTTCTCCTGCCGTGAAGAGTTAGGCGCAGATTTAACGGAACTGTTTAATGTTTTGACGGGTTACTCGCGGCAGCGGGACTATCGTCAACTCCTAGTGGCACCGGTCACAATGCGGGAGCGGATGATGGCGCTCATCCAGCGGGAAGCGGAACACTGCCGCAATGGGCTACCGGGTCGGATCATTGCCAAGATGAATGCCATTACTGATACCCAAGTGATTCGAGCACTGTACGAGGCCTCCCAAGCGGGGGTAGAAATTGATCTGATTATTCGTGGCATGTGTTGCCTACGCCCGGGGGTGCCGGGGGTGAGCGATCGCATCCGGGTGATTAGTATTATTGGCCGGTTTTTGGAGCACTCACGCATCTTCTATTTTGCTAACAATGGTCAGCCAGAGTACTTTATTGGCAGTGCTGACTGGCGATCGCGCAACTTAGATCGGCGGGTGGAGGCCATTACCCCCATTCTGGAACCCACCATTCAGCAGGAATTGCACCGCTTACTAGAAATTATGCTGGCGGACAATCGCCAAGCGTGGGAACTGCAACCCGATGGCAGCTACCACCAACGCCAACCCAACCCGGGTGAGCCGGAGCGGGGCACCCACGCGGTATTGATGGCGCGCACCTTAAAGGAACTGCAAGCCGGCTCTGGGTATCAGGCGGAAGGGGTGGATTCATAGCCTTTGGCCATGGCGCGAAATTCAGGACAGTGCTCTAGTAGCTCCGTATAGGTTCCCATGGCGGCCACCTTGCCATTGGCCATGAAGTACAGGCGATCGCAATTCATCACGGTACTGAGGCGGTGGGCAATCATGATGATGGTTTTCTCACCACTCAGGGCTTGAATGGCATCCATCACCCCCGCTTCCGTTTGGTTATCGAGGGCAGCGGTCGCCTCATCCATAATTAGCACCGATGGATTATGGTAGAGGGCACGGGCAATGCCAATCCGCTGCCGTTGTCCCCCCGAAAGACGCACCCCCCGCTCGCCAACAACCGTATCCAGCCCTTGGGGTAACCCGGCCACAAAACTGGAAAGTTGCGCCGCCTTCACTGCTGCTCGGAGCGCCGCCTCGTCAATTGCCTCATCCGCAAGGCCAAAAGCAATGTTGCGGCGCAGCGTATCGTCCGACAAATAAATGGTTTGGGGAATATAGCCAATCTGCTGCTGCCAGTGCCGCAAGTTAGTGTAAATGCTCACCCCATCAACGCAAATATCCCCCTGGGAAGGTTCTAGGAGTCCTAAAATAACATCCACAATCGTCGTTTTACCGGCTCCAGAAGACCCGACAAAACCAACCATCTCCCCTTGTTTAATCGTTAAGGACACACCATCGAGTGCTGGACGGTGGCTGTTAGGGTAGGTGTAGTGAATATCAATCAGTTCAAGGCGATCGCCAAAGGGCTGGCCCACCGTCTCCTTCTGGGTTACAACCGATGCCGTAAATCTGCGCGCCTCAAGAATATCGTCATAGACCACATCCACAGCCGCGGAGAAGAAAATAGTATTGTTAAGATTCAGCATTAGGCGACTTGCTGAAGGAAGCAAGCGAAACGCCGCTGCCGCAAAAAGGGAAATGAGCGGTAACACCTGCGCCATCGAGCCGTGCTGCACCAAGGTCAAGATAATAATCAAAACAATAGCCGTGACGGCAAGGCTTTCAAAATAGGAACGTG harbors:
- a CDS encoding ABC transporter ATP-binding protein translates to MLRHPALRSLGKIWRLLDRGDRAQLVGIGFLMLLGSLWEAIGVGLVLPFIAIIEKPERLNDLLFWRQSSLPLSDREEYEWLLMLSIGFAVLYILKNLFIAGSNYIQFKFLNEKQRKFSVLLLRSYLFKPYTFHLQNNTAKLIQNAKSEINNVFNQYLLPLLIISSELLIVLSIFTVIILTNPFISVIVITSLAILSYLFFKVFRRKLREIGSKRVYYEQKVVQSINQGLGGIKEVKILGREQVFLDTYEENLIEDRKANFFLGFTNQLPRSYFESLAVTAIVLIIILTLVQHGSMAQVLPLISLFAAAAFRLLPSASRLMLNLNNTIFFSAAVDVVYDDILEARRFTASVVTQKETVGQPFGDRLELIDIHYTYPNSHRPALDGVSLTIKQGEMVGFVGSSGAGKTTIVDVILGLLEPSQGDICVDGVSIYTNLRHWQQQIGYIPQTIYLSDDTLRRNIAFGLADEAIDEAALRAAVKAAQLSSFVAGLPQGLDTVVGERGVRLSGGQRQRIGIARALYHNPSVLIMDEATAALDNQTEAGVMDAIQALSGEKTIIMIAHRLSTVMNCDRLYFMANGKVAAMGTYTELLEHCPEFRAMAKGYESTPSA
- the ppk1 gene encoding polyphosphate kinase 1; translated protein: MTSAKSSRRKASDPIDLNAPQYYFNRSLSWLEFNKRVLHEAYDPRTPLLERLKFMAIFSTNLDEFFMVRVAGLQQQVESGILQGGADGMPPAEQLQAVRQVLTPIVTEQHRYFDQELRSLLAKEAIFLKRFPELEPQQQSYLNHYFQAQVFPVLTPLAVDPAHPFPYISSLSLNLAVLIRDPDSGQERLARVKVPNRFPRFIPLPEHLHTSPAHWVGVPLEEIIAHNLHTLFPGMDVQSYFAFRITRSADLELETDKADDLLIAIEQEIRKRRFGSVVRLEVQQGMPPLLKQTLMEEMDLDEIDVYELDGLLCLNDLFSFMSLPLPQYKDVEWQPQVPPSFQRVDERESLFDTSSELTTLGTDYWEATANELFSLIRERDLVVHHPYHSFAATVQRFITLAAHDPQVLAIKMTLYRTSGDSPIVSALIKAAENGKQVAVLVELKARFDEENNILWARKLEKVGVHVVYGVPGLKTHTKTVLVVRQEAGHIRRYVHIGTGNYNPKTAGLYEDLGLFSCREELGADLTELFNVLTGYSRQRDYRQLLVAPVTMRERMMALIQREAEHCRNGLPGRIIAKMNAITDTQVIRALYEASQAGVEIDLIIRGMCCLRPGVPGVSDRIRVISIIGRFLEHSRIFYFANNGQPEYFIGSADWRSRNLDRRVEAITPILEPTIQQELHRLLEIMLADNRQAWELQPDGSYHQRQPNPGEPERGTHAVLMARTLKELQAGSGYQAEGVDS